A region of Methyloversatilis discipulorum DNA encodes the following proteins:
- a CDS encoding arsenate reductase ArsC yields the protein MARPLNVLFLCTHNSARSVLAECLLNHLGGARFRAFSAGSQPSGRVNPFALQALAEQGIDTTGVRSKAWDEFAAPGAPTMDLIITVCDSAAGETCPVWPGHPATAHWGYADPSATTGSDAAKLTAFRDTLALIRRRLEILVAMPDERLHALALQQTARDLAAH from the coding sequence ATGGCGCGTCCGCTCAACGTGCTGTTTCTGTGCACCCACAATTCGGCGCGCAGCGTGCTCGCCGAGTGCCTGCTCAACCACCTTGGCGGCGCCCGTTTCCGCGCCTTTTCCGCCGGCAGCCAGCCGAGCGGGCGGGTGAATCCGTTCGCGCTGCAGGCGCTGGCCGAGCAGGGCATCGACACGACGGGCGTGCGCAGCAAAGCCTGGGACGAATTCGCCGCGCCCGGCGCGCCGACGATGGATCTGATCATCACCGTATGCGACAGCGCCGCTGGCGAAACCTGTCCGGTCTGGCCGGGCCATCCGGCCACCGCGCACTGGGGCTACGCCGATCCCTCTGCGACCACCGGCAGCGATGCGGCGAAGCTGACCGCCTTTCGCGACACGCTGGCGCTCATCCGCCGTCGTCTCGAAATCCTGGTCGCGATGCCGGACGAACGTCTGCACGCGCTGGCGCTGCAGCAGACCGCGCGCGATCTGGCCGCACACTGA
- the ahpC gene encoding alkyl hydroperoxide reductase subunit C, whose translation MSIINSTVQPFKANAFHNGKFITVTDESLKGKWSVIVFMPAAFTFNCPTEVEDAANNYAEFQKAGAEVYIVTTDTHFSHKVWHETSPAVGKAQFPLVGDPTHQLTRAFDVHIDEEGLALRGTFIINPEGQIKTAEIHDNAIARDMNETLRKLKAAQFVASHPGQVCPAKWKEGAETLTPSLDLVGKI comes from the coding sequence ATGAGCATCATCAACAGCACCGTCCAGCCCTTCAAGGCAAACGCTTTCCACAACGGCAAGTTCATCACCGTGACCGACGAGAGCCTGAAGGGCAAGTGGTCGGTGATCGTGTTCATGCCGGCTGCCTTCACCTTCAACTGCCCGACCGAAGTCGAAGACGCGGCCAACAACTACGCCGAATTCCAGAAGGCCGGTGCCGAAGTGTACATCGTCACCACCGACACCCATTTTTCGCACAAGGTGTGGCACGAAACCTCGCCGGCCGTCGGCAAGGCCCAGTTCCCGCTGGTCGGCGACCCGACCCACCAACTGACCCGCGCGTTCGACGTGCACATCGATGAAGAAGGCCTGGCGCTGCGCGGCACCTTCATCATCAACCCGGAAGGTCAGATCAAGACCGCCGAAATCCACGACAACGCGATCGCCCGCGACATGAACGAAACCCTGCGCAAGCTCAAGGCTGCCCAGTTCGTCGCCAGCCACCCCGGCCAGGTCTGCCCGGCCAAGTGGAAGGAAGGCGCCGAAACCCTGACCCCGTCGCTCGACCTGGTCGGCAAGATCTAA
- the lpxA gene encoding acyl-ACP--UDP-N-acetylglucosamine O-acyltransferase, translating to MATLIHPTAIVDPAAQIADGVEIGAYSIIGPNVEIGAGTKVHAHVVIQGHTRIGRDNAFHPFCSIGGAPQDKKYANEPTRLEIGDRNTVREYATMNCGTVQDGGVTRLGDDNWIMAYVHVAHDCQVGSHTIMANNTALAGHVHVGDWAILGGFTGVHQFVRVGAHSFCGVHSSVLQDVPPFVLANGVPASPHGINSEGLRRRGYSSEAIMAIKRAYKTLYREGLTLDDAKAAIAEAAKATPEVALLSDFLASGGRGIIR from the coding sequence ATGGCAACGCTGATTCATCCGACCGCCATCGTCGATCCGGCGGCGCAGATCGCCGACGGTGTCGAGATCGGTGCCTACAGCATCATCGGGCCGAACGTCGAGATCGGTGCCGGCACCAAGGTGCATGCGCACGTGGTGATCCAGGGTCACACCCGCATCGGACGCGACAACGCGTTCCACCCCTTCTGTTCGATAGGTGGTGCTCCGCAGGACAAGAAGTACGCCAATGAACCGACCCGTCTGGAGATCGGCGACCGCAACACCGTGCGCGAATACGCGACGATGAACTGCGGCACCGTGCAGGACGGCGGCGTCACGCGCCTGGGCGACGATAACTGGATCATGGCCTACGTGCACGTGGCGCACGACTGCCAGGTCGGCAGCCACACCATCATGGCCAACAACACCGCGCTGGCCGGTCACGTGCATGTCGGCGACTGGGCCATTCTCGGCGGCTTCACCGGCGTGCACCAGTTCGTGCGTGTCGGCGCGCACAGCTTCTGCGGCGTGCATTCGAGCGTGCTGCAGGACGTGCCGCCCTTCGTGCTGGCTAATGGCGTGCCGGCCAGCCCGCATGGCATCAACAGCGAGGGCCTGCGCCGCCGCGGCTACAGCAGCGAAGCCATCATGGCGATCAAGCGCGCCTACAAGACGCTGTACCGCGAAGGGCTGACGCTGGACGACGCCAAGGCAGCCATCGCCGAGGCGGCGAAAGCGACGCCCGAGGTGGCGCTGCTGTCCGATTTCCTCGCATCCGGCGGACGCGGCATCATCCGATAA
- a CDS encoding ArsI/CadI family heavy metal resistance metalloenzyme, whose product MKRFHVHLHVDDLTKSIAFYNKLFDAQPARSEADYAKWMLEDPPVNFAISTRGSKAGIDHLGIQTDDPAELAAMKARAESADMALLDEGETTCCYARSEKHWVTDPQGIAWEHFHTLGNIPVFNEAASGGAACCAPEAPVTRGKPLNIGVKSSGCC is encoded by the coding sequence ATGAAGCGCTTTCACGTCCATCTGCACGTCGACGATCTGACGAAGAGCATCGCCTTCTACAACAAGCTGTTCGACGCCCAACCGGCGCGCAGCGAAGCCGATTACGCGAAGTGGATGCTCGAAGATCCGCCGGTCAATTTCGCGATCTCGACCCGTGGCAGCAAAGCAGGCATCGACCATCTCGGCATCCAGACCGACGATCCGGCCGAACTGGCGGCGATGAAGGCGCGCGCCGAATCGGCCGACATGGCGCTGCTCGACGAAGGCGAAACCACCTGCTGTTACGCGCGCAGCGAAAAGCACTGGGTGACCGACCCGCAGGGCATTGCCTGGGAGCACTTCCACACGCTGGGCAACATTCCGGTGTTCAACGAAGCGGCCAGCGGCGGCGCTGCCTGCTGTGCCCCCGAGGCGCCGGTCACCCGTGGCAAGCCGCTGAACATCGGCGTCAAGTCCTCCGGCTGCTGCTGA
- a CDS encoding sigma-70 family RNA polymerase sigma factor, which translates to MQIEHPVRQELVKDLYIDHRGWLFGWLRKKLRCPSDAADLTQDTFVRVMQCDELAQLREPRAFLTTTAGRLLIDHLRRRKLEQSYLGALALYSSDASAPSAEDHHAALETLNALATMLETLPPKPRKAFLLYRLEGLPHAEIAVRLGVSVSMIKQYLATVLMQCYRVLYG; encoded by the coding sequence ATGCAGATCGAACATCCCGTCCGTCAGGAACTGGTCAAGGACCTGTATATCGACCATCGGGGATGGCTGTTCGGCTGGCTGCGCAAGAAGCTCCGCTGCCCTTCAGACGCGGCCGATCTGACGCAGGACACCTTCGTTCGCGTCATGCAGTGCGACGAACTGGCGCAACTGCGTGAGCCGCGCGCCTTCCTGACGACGACCGCGGGTCGGCTGCTGATCGATCATCTGCGCCGTCGCAAGCTCGAACAGTCGTATCTGGGCGCGCTGGCGCTGTACTCGTCGGACGCGTCCGCGCCCTCGGCCGAAGATCATCACGCGGCGCTGGAAACCTTGAATGCACTGGCAACGATGCTGGAGACGCTGCCGCCGAAGCCGCGCAAGGCCTTCCTGCTGTACCGGCTTGAAGGGCTGCCGCACGCCGAGATCGCCGTTCGCCTCGGTGTGTCGGTCAGCATGATCAAACAGTATCTGGCTACCGTCCTGATGCAGTGCTACCGCGTGCTGTACGGCTGA
- a CDS encoding CopD family protein: MSHAPLLLFLHVAAVTIWVGGMFFAYVCLRPVAAVQLEPPARLRLWRGVFGGFFPLVWASVAVILATGLGMMLAVGMKAAPIHWHLMFGVGLIMMFIFMHVFFAPYKRLLRAVDASDWPAGGAALAQIRKLVGLNTVLGFITIALATLGRALVAG, from the coding sequence ATGAGCCACGCTCCGCTGCTGCTTTTCCTGCACGTCGCCGCAGTCACGATCTGGGTCGGCGGCATGTTCTTCGCCTATGTCTGTCTGCGCCCGGTGGCCGCGGTGCAGCTCGAACCGCCGGCGCGGCTGCGGCTGTGGCGCGGCGTGTTCGGCGGTTTCTTTCCGCTGGTGTGGGCTTCGGTCGCGGTCATCCTCGCTACTGGGCTCGGAATGATGCTGGCGGTCGGCATGAAGGCCGCGCCCATCCACTGGCATCTGATGTTCGGCGTCGGTCTGATCATGATGTTCATCTTCATGCACGTGTTCTTCGCGCCGTACAAGCGGCTGCTGCGCGCCGTCGACGCATCGGACTGGCCGGCCGGTGGCGCGGCGCTGGCGCAGATACGCAAGCTGGTCGGGCTGAACACCGTGCTCGGCTTCATCACCATCGCGCTGGCCACGCTGGGGCGCGCACTGGTGGCCGGATGA
- a CDS encoding cupin domain-containing protein, which produces MKTRYKDIAAYVTKDGSLIRELMHPAQHGGQAQSLAEATVPAGTRTALHRHRVTEELYHVTAGRGRMTLGDDHFDVTVGDTVLIPPGTPHCIEATGGEALVILCCCSPAYAHDDTELLDEAAA; this is translated from the coding sequence ATGAAAACCCGCTACAAAGACATTGCTGCTTACGTGACCAAGGACGGCTCGCTGATCCGCGAATTGATGCATCCGGCGCAGCACGGCGGGCAGGCTCAGAGCCTGGCCGAAGCGACCGTGCCGGCCGGCACGCGCACCGCGCTGCACCGCCACCGGGTGACCGAAGAGCTGTATCACGTGACCGCCGGTCGCGGCCGCATGACGCTGGGCGACGATCACTTCGACGTGACGGTCGGCGACACCGTGCTCATTCCGCCCGGCACCCCGCACTGCATCGAGGCGACCGGCGGCGAGGCGCTGGTCATCCTCTGCTGCTGCAGCCCGGCCTATGCACACGACGACACCGAACTGCTGGACGAGGCCGCAGCGTGA
- a CDS encoding ArsR/SmtB family transcription factor → MGEQDIIRALAALAHEIRLRVFRALVVAGPEGMTPGVLGEALSVAPTTLSFHLKELTQAGLLLQSRDGRHLIYRADYARMGALMAYLTENCCRGTPCVEAAPSCTNC, encoded by the coding sequence ATGGGAGAGCAGGACATCATCCGCGCACTGGCCGCACTGGCGCACGAAATCCGGCTGCGCGTGTTCCGCGCGCTGGTGGTTGCCGGCCCGGAGGGCATGACGCCGGGCGTGCTTGGCGAGGCGCTGTCGGTGGCACCGACCACGCTGTCCTTCCACCTGAAGGAACTGACCCAGGCCGGCCTGCTGCTGCAGTCGCGCGACGGCCGCCACCTGATCTACCGCGCCGACTACGCCCGCATGGGCGCGCTGATGGCCTATCTCACCGAAAACTGCTGCCGTGGCACACCCTGTGTCGAGGCTGCACCTTCCTGCACGAACTGCTGA
- a CDS encoding cupin domain-containing protein, whose product MSANLFDGLPPAPQPEELFETLCARPGMRIERIVSTGQCSPPGFWYEQPGDEWVALLSGSATLRFEDEDAGRELRPGDWVFIEAHRRHRIDRTDAVNASVWLAVHLDPAEG is encoded by the coding sequence GTGAGCGCCAATCTGTTCGACGGCCTGCCGCCGGCGCCGCAGCCGGAAGAGCTGTTCGAAACGCTGTGCGCGCGGCCCGGCATGCGCATCGAGCGCATCGTGTCGACCGGTCAGTGCAGCCCGCCCGGCTTCTGGTACGAACAGCCGGGCGACGAGTGGGTGGCGCTGCTGAGCGGCAGCGCGACACTCCGCTTCGAGGACGAGGACGCAGGCCGGGAACTGAGGCCGGGCGATTGGGTATTCATCGAGGCACACCGGCGCCACCGCATCGACCGCACCGACGCCGTGAATGCCTCGGTCTGGCTGGCCGTGCATCTCGATCCTGCGGAGGGCTGA
- the arsB gene encoding ACR3 family arsenite efflux transporter, which translates to MGMFERWLTLWVGLAIVAGVALGLVAPSAFAAVAALELAHVNLVVAVLIWVMIYPMMIQIDFAAVRDVGRRPQGLVLTLVVNWLIKPFTMAALGVLFFQHLFAPWVDPQSASEYIAGMILLGVAPCTAMVFVWSQLTRGDPNYTLVQVSVNDLVMVFAFAPIAAFLLGVTDVAVPWETLLLSTALYVVLPLLAGVLTRRALGNGAALAGFVARLKPWSIVGLLATVVLLFGFQAETIVAQPFVIALIAVPLVLQTYGIFAIAFVAARTMKLPYPVAAPACLIGTSNFFELAVAVAISLFGLHSGAALATVVGVLVEVPVMLSLVAFTRRSAHLFPDSAELF; encoded by the coding sequence ATGGGCATGTTCGAACGCTGGCTCACCCTGTGGGTGGGCCTGGCCATCGTCGCGGGTGTCGCGCTGGGTCTGGTCGCGCCGTCGGCCTTTGCCGCCGTCGCGGCGCTGGAACTGGCGCACGTCAATCTGGTGGTGGCCGTGCTCATCTGGGTGATGATCTACCCGATGATGATCCAGATCGATTTCGCCGCCGTGCGCGACGTCGGTCGCCGGCCGCAGGGGCTGGTGCTGACGCTGGTCGTGAACTGGCTGATCAAGCCCTTCACGATGGCCGCACTGGGCGTGCTGTTCTTCCAGCACCTGTTTGCGCCCTGGGTCGATCCGCAATCGGCGTCCGAATACATCGCCGGCATGATCCTGCTCGGCGTGGCGCCGTGCACGGCCATGGTGTTCGTCTGGAGCCAGCTCACGCGCGGTGATCCCAACTACACGCTGGTGCAGGTGTCGGTGAACGATCTGGTCATGGTGTTCGCCTTCGCGCCGATCGCCGCCTTCCTGCTCGGCGTGACCGACGTGGCCGTGCCGTGGGAAACGCTTCTGCTGTCCACCGCGCTCTACGTGGTGCTGCCGCTGCTTGCTGGCGTGCTCACCCGCCGTGCGCTTGGCAACGGCGCGGCACTGGCCGGCTTCGTCGCGCGCCTCAAGCCCTGGTCCATCGTCGGCCTGCTGGCGACCGTCGTGCTGCTGTTCGGCTTCCAGGCGGAAACCATCGTCGCCCAGCCTTTCGTGATCGCGCTGATCGCCGTGCCGCTGGTGCTGCAGACCTACGGCATCTTCGCCATCGCCTTCGTCGCCGCGCGGACGATGAAGCTGCCGTATCCGGTGGCCGCACCGGCCTGCCTGATAGGCACGTCGAATTTCTTCGAACTTGCGGTCGCCGTTGCGATCTCCCTGTTCGGACTGCACTCGGGCGCGGCGCTGGCGACCGTGGTCGGCGTGCTGGTCGAAGTGCCGGTCATGCTGTCGCTGGTCGCCTTCACGCGGCGCAGCGCGCATCTTTTTCCGGATTCCGCTGAACTTTTTTAG
- a CDS encoding TrmH family RNA methyltransferase — protein sequence MKHVQSRDNAQFKQLRKLATSSRARREAAETLIDGLHLFRSALDAGVRPKLAIVAERALDHAEVKAALAEQGEAMLLLADALFDELSPTDTPTGLLGLIDIPAEPGEPITGDCLVLDAVQDSGNLGTLLRAAWATGVRDVLLTTGCAQAWSPKVLRAGQGAHFSLRIREHCDVAAALAGYPGRIVATRLDARSSLYALDLRGPVAWLFGNEGAGLSPAVSALATDPAIIPMPGAAESLNVAMAATVCLFEQVRQRTRD from the coding sequence ATGAAGCACGTCCAGTCGCGCGACAACGCGCAGTTCAAGCAGCTGCGCAAGCTGGCGACCTCGTCGCGCGCGCGGCGCGAAGCGGCGGAAACGCTGATCGACGGCCTGCACCTGTTCCGCAGCGCGCTCGACGCCGGCGTGCGCCCCAAGCTCGCCATCGTTGCCGAGCGCGCGCTCGATCACGCCGAGGTGAAGGCGGCGCTGGCGGAGCAGGGCGAAGCGATGCTGCTGCTCGCCGACGCGCTGTTCGACGAACTGAGCCCGACCGACACGCCGACCGGCCTGCTCGGGCTGATCGACATCCCCGCCGAGCCCGGCGAACCGATTACCGGCGACTGTCTGGTGCTCGACGCGGTGCAGGACAGCGGCAACCTCGGCACCTTGCTGCGCGCCGCCTGGGCCACCGGCGTACGCGACGTGCTGCTGACCACCGGCTGCGCCCAGGCGTGGAGCCCCAAGGTGCTGCGTGCCGGGCAGGGCGCTCATTTCAGCCTGCGCATCCGTGAGCACTGCGACGTGGCGGCTGCGCTGGCCGGCTATCCGGGCCGCATCGTCGCCACCCGGCTCGACGCGCGCAGCTCGCTCTACGCGCTCGACCTGCGCGGTCCGGTCGCCTGGCTGTTCGGTAACGAAGGCGCCGGTCTGTCGCCGGCCGTCAGCGCGCTGGCGACCGACCCGGCCATCATTCCGATGCCCGGTGCGGCCGAATCGCTGAACGTCGCGATGGCCGCCACCGTCTGCCTGTTCGAGCAGGTGAGGCAGCGCACGCGCGATTGA
- the ahpF gene encoding alkyl hydroperoxide reductase subunit F — MLDATLKGQLKAYLEKLQHPIELTAALDDSAASRELQGLLADIAELSDKISVSEERGSAARTPSFAINRKGGNMSLRFAAIPLGHEFTSLVLALLQAGGHPPRVSDEMIEQIRSLDGDYSFEVFMSLSCHNCPDVVQALNLIAVLNPRVKVVTIDGALFQKEVEERQVMAVPMVFLNGELFGAGRMTLEEIVGKVDTGAAKRDAEKMNAKAPFDVLVVGGGPAGSAAAIYAARKGIRTGVVAERFGGQLMDTLGIENFISVKETEGPKLAAALEEHVKSYEVDVMALQRVDKLIPAAESGDGLITLQLSNGGQLKSRSVILATGARWREMNVPGEREYRNKGVAYCPHCDGPLFKGKRVAVIGGGNSGVEAAIDLAGIVGHVTLLEFDKQMRADAVLQRKLLSLPNVKVILQAQTTEVTGGADGKVNALKYTDRATGESHTVELEGIFVQIGLVPNTEWLKGSIELTKYGEIQVDARCETSTPGVFAAGDVTTVPYKQIIIAMGEGSKAAISAFDHLIRTSAPA, encoded by the coding sequence ATGCTGGACGCCACTCTCAAGGGCCAGTTGAAGGCCTATCTCGAAAAGCTGCAGCACCCGATCGAACTGACGGCCGCGCTGGACGACAGCGCCGCGTCGCGCGAACTGCAGGGTCTGCTGGCTGACATCGCCGAACTGTCGGACAAGATTTCGGTGAGCGAAGAACGGGGCAGTGCCGCGCGCACGCCGTCGTTCGCGATCAATCGCAAGGGCGGCAACATGTCGCTGCGCTTCGCCGCGATTCCGCTCGGCCACGAATTCACCTCGCTGGTGCTCGCGCTGCTGCAGGCCGGCGGCCACCCGCCGCGCGTGTCGGACGAAATGATCGAACAGATCAGGTCGCTCGACGGCGACTACAGCTTCGAAGTGTTCATGTCGCTGTCCTGCCACAACTGCCCGGATGTGGTGCAGGCGTTGAACCTGATCGCGGTGCTGAACCCGCGCGTCAAGGTGGTCACCATCGACGGTGCGCTGTTCCAGAAGGAAGTCGAAGAGCGCCAGGTGATGGCAGTGCCGATGGTGTTCCTGAACGGCGAACTGTTCGGCGCCGGCCGCATGACGCTCGAAGAGATCGTCGGCAAGGTCGACACCGGTGCGGCGAAGCGTGACGCGGAGAAGATGAACGCCAAGGCGCCGTTCGACGTGCTGGTGGTGGGCGGTGGACCTGCCGGTTCGGCGGCGGCGATCTACGCCGCGCGCAAGGGCATCCGCACCGGCGTGGTTGCCGAGCGCTTCGGCGGTCAGCTGATGGACACGCTGGGCATCGAGAACTTCATTTCGGTCAAGGAGACCGAAGGCCCCAAGCTCGCCGCCGCGCTCGAAGAGCACGTGAAGAGCTACGAGGTCGACGTGATGGCGCTGCAACGCGTCGACAAGCTGATTCCGGCCGCGGAATCGGGCGACGGCCTGATCACGCTGCAACTGTCCAATGGCGGCCAGCTGAAGTCGCGTTCGGTCATCCTGGCGACCGGCGCACGCTGGCGTGAAATGAACGTGCCGGGCGAACGCGAATACCGCAACAAGGGCGTGGCCTACTGCCCGCACTGCGACGGCCCGCTGTTCAAGGGCAAGCGTGTGGCGGTGATCGGCGGCGGCAATTCGGGCGTCGAGGCGGCGATCGATCTGGCTGGCATCGTCGGCCACGTGACGCTGCTGGAATTCGACAAGCAGATGCGCGCTGACGCCGTATTGCAGCGCAAGCTGCTGAGCCTGCCCAACGTGAAGGTGATCCTGCAGGCGCAGACCACCGAAGTGACGGGTGGGGCCGACGGCAAGGTCAATGCGCTGAAGTACACCGACCGCGCCACCGGCGAGTCGCACACGGTCGAACTGGAAGGCATCTTCGTGCAGATCGGTCTGGTGCCGAACACCGAGTGGCTGAAGGGTTCGATCGAACTGACCAAGTACGGCGAAATCCAGGTCGATGCGCGCTGCGAGACCAGCACGCCGGGCGTGTTCGCCGCCGGCGACGTGACCACCGTGCCGTACAAGCAGATCATCATCGCGATGGGCGAAGGATCGAAGGCGGCAATTTCGGCTTTCGACCACCTGATCCGCACGTCGGCACCGGCCTGA
- the rnhB gene encoding ribonuclease HII: MKIAGVDEAGRGPLCGPVYAAAVILDPVRPIDGLNDSKKLSEKKREALAPLIRERALAWAVGIATVEEIDRLNILHATMLAMRRAVEGLAVPPDRVLIDGNRVPPGLSVPARAIVGGDASEAAISAASILAKTGRDQEMMALAALYPQYGIAKHKGYPTAEHLAALRVHGPSPIHRRSFAPVAQSALDFGMPD; encoded by the coding sequence ATGAAGATCGCCGGCGTCGATGAGGCAGGCCGGGGCCCTTTGTGCGGTCCGGTCTATGCGGCTGCGGTCATTCTCGATCCCGTGCGCCCCATAGACGGCCTGAACGATTCGAAGAAGCTGTCGGAAAAGAAGCGCGAAGCGCTGGCGCCATTGATCCGCGAGCGCGCGCTGGCGTGGGCGGTCGGCATCGCGACGGTGGAGGAGATCGACCGCCTGAACATCCTGCACGCCACCATGCTGGCGATGCGTCGCGCGGTCGAAGGCCTTGCCGTGCCGCCCGATCGGGTGCTGATCGACGGCAACCGTGTGCCGCCCGGCCTCAGCGTGCCGGCGCGCGCCATCGTCGGTGGCGATGCGTCGGAAGCGGCGATCTCGGCCGCCTCCATCCTGGCCAAGACCGGCCGCGACCAAGAAATGATGGCGCTGGCGGCGCTGTATCCGCAGTACGGCATCGCCAAGCACAAGGGCTACCCGACCGCCGAGCATCTGGCCGCACTGCGCGTCCACGGCCCGTCACCGATACACCGGCGCAGCTTTGCGCCGGTCGCGCAGAGCGCACTGGATTTCGGCATGCCCGACTGA
- the fabZ gene encoding 3-hydroxyacyl-ACP dehydratase FabZ encodes MDIHAVLKSLPHRFPFLLVDRVLEVEAGKYIRALKNVTINEPFFPGHFPNHPVMPGVLIVEALAQTAAILSFETLGTTPDADSVYYLCGVDNTRFKKPVMAGDQLILEVDLLKHSRGIWKYQARARVDGGVVAESELLCAVRPT; translated from the coding sequence ATGGACATCCACGCGGTGCTGAAGTCGCTGCCGCACCGTTTCCCCTTCCTGCTGGTCGACCGCGTGCTTGAAGTCGAGGCAGGCAAGTACATCCGCGCGCTGAAGAACGTCACCATCAACGAGCCCTTCTTCCCCGGCCACTTCCCGAACCACCCGGTGATGCCGGGCGTGCTCATCGTCGAGGCGCTGGCCCAGACGGCAGCCATCCTGTCCTTCGAAACGCTGGGCACCACACCGGACGCCGATTCGGTCTACTACCTCTGTGGCGTGGACAACACCCGCTTCAAGAAGCCGGTCATGGCCGGCGACCAGCTCATCCTCGAAGTCGACCTGCTGAAGCACTCTCGCGGTATCTGGAAGTACCAGGCGCGTGCCCGCGTCGACGGCGGCGTGGTGGCCGAATCCGAACTGCTCTGTGCGGTGCGTCCGACCTGA
- the lpxB gene encoding lipid-A-disaccharide synthase — MASRITVAMVAGEASGDLLAAHLIKALRDARPDIDFVGIGGPRMQSAGFDAWWPSEKLAVRGYFEVLKHYRELAGIRRSLLDRLLKDKPAAFIGVDAPDFNLWLERKLRDAGVPAIHYVSPSIWAWRGGRIKGIARSVSRVLCLFPFEPAIYEKAGVPVSYVGHPFADEISPEPQRFAARERLAIPVDARIVALLPGSRQSELQYNAHAWIGAAKLLYERHPDIRFLVPLTTRETRTQFEQALWDCEATELPVSILFGHARDALMACDVALVASGTATLEAALCRAPHVVAYRIHALSYRIMKRMAYQPWVGLPNILAGRSIVPELLQHDATPEKLADALDALLGDAVARAAQIDEFERIHFTLRQGTAARAAAAILPHLPRA; from the coding sequence ATGGCCTCCCGCATCACGGTGGCCATGGTCGCTGGCGAAGCGTCGGGCGACCTGCTGGCTGCGCATCTGATCAAGGCTCTGCGCGACGCGCGGCCCGATATCGACTTCGTCGGCATCGGCGGGCCGCGCATGCAGTCGGCCGGCTTCGACGCCTGGTGGCCGTCCGAGAAGCTGGCCGTGCGCGGCTATTTCGAAGTGCTCAAGCATTACCGCGAACTGGCCGGCATCCGCCGCAGCCTGCTTGATCGCCTCCTCAAGGACAAGCCGGCCGCCTTCATCGGCGTCGACGCGCCTGATTTCAATCTGTGGCTGGAACGCAAGCTGCGCGACGCCGGCGTGCCGGCCATCCACTACGTGAGCCCGTCGATCTGGGCCTGGCGCGGTGGCCGCATCAAGGGCATCGCACGCAGTGTGTCGCGCGTGCTCTGCCTGTTCCCGTTCGAACCGGCGATCTACGAAAAGGCAGGTGTGCCGGTGAGCTATGTCGGCCACCCCTTCGCCGACGAGATTTCGCCCGAGCCACAGCGCTTCGCGGCGCGCGAGCGGCTGGCCATACCGGTCGATGCGCGTATCGTGGCCTTGCTGCCGGGCAGCCGGCAGTCGGAACTGCAGTACAACGCGCACGCCTGGATCGGTGCCGCCAAACTGCTGTACGAGCGCCATCCGGATATCCGCTTCCTGGTGCCGCTGACCACGCGCGAAACGCGTACCCAGTTCGAGCAGGCGTTGTGGGACTGCGAGGCGACCGAGCTGCCGGTGTCCATCCTGTTCGGCCACGCGCGCGACGCGCTGATGGCCTGCGACGTGGCGCTGGTCGCGAGTGGCACGGCGACGCTGGAGGCGGCCCTGTGCCGCGCGCCGCACGTCGTGGCCTACCGCATTCACGCGCTGAGCTATCGCATCATGAAGCGCATGGCCTACCAGCCCTGGGTCGGCCTGCCCAACATCCTGGCCGGCCGCAGCATCGTGCCCGAGCTGCTGCAGCACGACGCCACGCCCGAAAAGCTCGCTGACGCGCTCGACGCGCTGCTCGGCGACGCGGTGGCGCGGGCGGCGCAGATCGACGAATTCGAGCGCATCCATTTCACGCTGCGCCAGGGTACGGCGGCGCGAGCTGCCGCGGCCATCCTTCCGCATCTGCCACGCGCATGA